A genomic stretch from Strongyloides ratti genome assembly S_ratti_ED321, chromosome : 1 includes:
- a CDS encoding Armadillo-type fold domain-containing protein: protein MVDNTYIKFTHFYIEATNVLEKNYENYSVSLQPILKALVDFNSLLCRDYKNLIWIEKFFEENFDTIQKCFINIHFILCDEKRDIDLRLLSGQSIYKLLKEIPRNVMKPLIKNIVPGLLNNFSEAAIYKGSNTNSDIVLICLNLIESVVMITYDEWIEKRGSQFEVILKRIISNLTTHKNNNVRLKVLSMLRNFNETFKIKFPQIKGMLIEVCINIYNDENTVIKNEISNIFEKYIELDKSSFIRHLTKELNISLDKLSLSNLSSTTKNQIDISRVLLRIHNLIVILGPKYLSTILSVSTKLIDTIASILSVNIDKVSIVTERESDSYQNSLQFFNSIELKNNVKNELILNICDILIKSGNTNDLFDNILNVVNMSNVDGKISYFMLCTGLLLKIESNENGQYDNSLLLLLEISIQNLISYEKLFEIKEQDKEISSDVFTTTKESFLVSILLVLGSEIVSKLHSKLSYIDLINNFYYTLFTYTFCNNSSICQVTGLSINIIMNPYFYRSIPSLVFLCNTNLKDYTKCSRAANVLSGLIFYLKDKDDCNINLYEETKYIVEDILLSLDHNNQTRIFNLLKTLYSFVNASNSWFGELKSTYDYEKDEEEILPEVIILIHKILTRTKHLILSDFLPIQVIVFDIMKEGLYFCRNFRNKTLPIIYGNWQSIKYKVIRLQNEYMEALKNPIIFLVAAKAISVISYMSVLSGTFMYIKVNEIITSISFAMKETSKKSSKVDPVYCYSQMFEFQKTVLVNIPVFVKYFNLTCSEELTKKFIDICEIYINDKFQPSVLRDKAIEGLKIISDN from the exons ATGGTTgataatacatatataaaattcaCCCATTTCTATATAGAAGCCACAAACGTTTTGGagaaaaattatgaaaattattcTGTCTCATTACAACCTATTCTCAAAGCTTTAGTTgattttaattctttattgTGTCGTGattacaaaaatttgatatggattgaaaaattttttgaagaaaattttgatacaattcaaaaatgtttcattaacatacattttatattatgtgATGAGAAGAGAGATATTGATTTAAG ATTATTATCTGGTCaatcaatttataaattattaaaagaaattccAAGAAATGTAATGAAAccattgataaaaaatattgttcctggtttattaaataatttttctgaAGCAGCTATTTATAAAGGAAGTAATACAAATAGTGACATTGTACTTATTTGTCTCAATTTAATAGAAAGTGTTGTCATGATAACATATGATGAATGGATTGAAAAAAGAGGTAGTCAATTTGAGGTTATTCTCAAAAgaattatatcaaatttaacgacacacaaaaataataatgttagaTTAAAAGTTTTGTCTATGTTAAGAAATTTCaatgaaacatttaaaattaaatttcctCAGATAAAGGGTATGTTGATTGAGGtatgtattaatatttacaatgatgaaaatactgttattaaaaatgaaattagtaatatttttgaaaaatatatagaattAGATAAATCATCTTTCATTCGCCACCTGacaaaagaattaaatatttcactTGATAAACTTtcattatcaaatttatcttcaacaacaaaaaatCAAATTGATATTAGTAGAGTGTTACTTCGTATtcataatttaattgttattcttggaccaaaatatttatcaacaaTATTGTCTGTTTCTACAAAATTAATAGACACTATTGCATCTATTTTATCTGTAAATATTGACAAAGTTTCTATTGTTACAGAAAGAGAAAGTGATTCATATCAAAATTCTttgcaattttttaattcaattgaattaaaaaataatgtcaaaaatgaattaatattaaatatttgtgatattttaataaaaagtggAAATACAAATGATCTATTTGATAACATATTAAATGTTGTTAATATGTCTAATGTAGATGGaaaaataagttattttatGTTATGTACAggtttacttttaaaaattgaatcaAATGAGAATGGTCAATATGataattcattattattattacttgaaatttcaatacaaaatttaatatcatatgaaaaactttttgaaataaaagaaCAAGATAAAGAAATTTCAAGTGATGTTTTTACAACAACAAAAGAATCATTTTTagtatcaattttattagtttTGGGTAGTGAAATTGTTTCTAAACTTCATTCAAAATTAAGTTATATTGAtcttatcaataatttttattatactttatttacatatacattttgtaataattctTCAATATGTCAAGTAACAGGATTatctattaatattattatgaatccttatttttatagatcTATACCATCATtagtatttttatgtaatacaaatttaaaagattatacaAAATGTTCAAGGGCAGCAAATGTACTTTCAGGattgatattttatcttaaagATAAGGATGATTGTAATATCAATCTTTATGAAGAgacaaaatatattgttgaggatattcttttatcattAGATCATAACAATCAAACAAGAATATTTAATCTATTGAAAACATTATACTCTTTTGTTAATGCTTCTAATTCATGGTTTGGTGAATTAAAAAGTACCTATGATTATGAGAAAGATGAAGAAGAGATTTTACCAGAGGTTATAATActaatacataaaatattaactagaactaaacatttaatattatctgATTTCTTACCAATACAAGTTATTGTTTTTGATATCATGAAAGAaggattatatttttgtagaaattttagaaataaaacaTTACCTATTATATATGGTAATTGGcaaagtataaaatataaagtaatcCGATTACAAAATGAATATATGGAAGCATTAAAAAATCCGATAATTTTTCTTGTCGCTGCTAAAGCTATTTCTGTTATATCATATATGTCTGTACTTTCAGGTAcatttatgtatataaaagtaaatgaaattattacAAGTATATCATTTGCAATGAAAGAAACATCAAAAAAATCTTCTAAAGTTGATCCAGTATATTGTTATAGTCAAATGTTTGAATTTCAAAAAACTGTTTTAGTTAATATTCCtgtatttgtaaaatattttaatttaacatgTAGTGAAGAATTAACTAAAAAGTTTATTGATATAtgtgaaatatatattaatgacAAATTTCAACCTTCAGTATTAAGGGATAAAGCTATAGAAgggttaaaaataattagtgataattaa
- a CDS encoding Riboflavin kinase → MNCNLPVSFKGTVVHGFGRGGKQLNCPTANLSPETVSQLPKNFENGVYCGFAKIDNSDLFPMVMSYGDNPHFNGGNKTLEVHILHQFSSDFYSSKLACIVLFHIRPMLTFSTTEKLIEAIENDKAFSHKILKGINLDKYKDNEIFK, encoded by the exons atgaATTGTAATTTACCGGTATCCTTTAAAGGAACCGTTGTTCATGGTTTTGGAAGAGGTGGTAAACAACTAAATTGCCCAACTGCTAATCTTAGTCCTGAAACAGTTTCACAATTAcctaaaaattttgaaaatggTGTTTATTGTGGTTTTGCTAAAATAGATAATAGTGATTTATTTCCTATGGTAATGTCGTATGGTGATAATCCACATTTTAATGGAGGAAATAAAACTTTA gAAGTCCATATACTTCATCAGTTTTCTTCTGATTTTTATTCATCAAAATTAGCATGTATTGTTTTATTTCACATAAGGCCTATGTTAACATTTTCAACAACCGAAAAACTTATTGAAGCTATAGAAAATGACAAAGCTTTTTCACACAAAATTCTCAAAGGTATAAATTTAGAcaaatataaagataatgaaatttttaaatag
- a CDS encoding Saposin-like domain-containing protein, which yields MNSYSTNSIQNIPSNYSDQFYNYSSMEMNPKTVEYQVPVPDYTSNIPNASFSFSGYPVYGGTPLSNFSTPSSSNSTLNSSASSDDMCNEYMKYINSCYNYQNFSPHNYSSPLLSNSNNPIVLPSSMSTPPSLDNNTSLEFNSFNENNENYQSNVGYMPKQYIKKSHTTPTTNNYRKKNQIQQQIDSGVYNKCEKIPSYFEACQYVIKHIDSIVINFTMRILMNPDNFSICHWTKYCWEFVITDPDSFVSCFCEEFNLDKNLITIAHVSKVYKIIGSSTVYGQPIIERVKCRRNAFRLFPKHQNFTYPRLKDLGSNSLSTTFLKDEEKKALGKLRKIKTNVPIFSRKRKGSGKNEDDNNESCIESPKQKRLDSYLCSFY from the exons atgaATTCTTATTCTACTAATAGTATACAAAATATACCTTCAAATTATTCTGATCAATTTTATAACTATTCATCAATGGAAATGAATCCTAAAACAGTTGAATATCAAGTTCCAGTTCCTGACTATACATCTAATATACCAAATGcaagtttttctttttcaggTTATCCTGTCTATGGTGGTACCCCTTTGTCTAATTTTTCAACACCCTCTAGTAGTAATAGTACACTAAATTCATCTGCTTCATCAGATGATATGTGTAATGAATATATGAAGTACATAAACTCTTgttataattatcaaaattttagtCCCCATAATTATAGTAGTCCACTTTTAAGTAATTCTAATAATCCTATAGTTTTACCATCTAGTATGTCTACACCACCTTCGTTAGACAATAACACATCTTTAGAATTCAAttcatttaatgaaaataatgaaaactATCAATCAAATGTTGGATATATGccaaaacaatatataaaaaagtcaCACACTACACCAACTACTaataattatagaaaaaaaaaccaaataCAACAACAAATAGATTCTGgtgtttataataaatgtgaAAAAATTCCGTCATACTTTGAAGCTTGTCAATATGTAATAA aACACATTGATTCTattgtaattaattttacaatgAGAATTTTAATGAATCCAGACAATTTCTCAATATGCCATTGGACAAAATATTGTTGGGAGTTTGTTATTACAGATCCAGATTCATTTGTATCATGTTTTTGTGAAGAATTTAATTTAGACAAAAATCTTATTACAATTGCTCATGTCtcaaaagtttataaaattataggAAGTAGTACAGTTTATGGGCAACCAATTATTGAAAGAGTAAAATGTCGTAGAAATGCTTTTAGATTATTTCCAAAACatcaaaattttacttaTCCGAGATTAAAAGATTTAGGTAGTAATTCCTTATCAACAACATTTTTGAaagatgaagaaaaaaaagctttaggaaaattaagaaaaattaagaCTAATGTTCCAATTTTTAGTAGAAAAAGAAAAGGTTCCGGtaaaaatgaagatgataataatgaatCATGCATTGAATCTCCAAAACAAAAAAGACTTGATAGTTATTTGTGTTCATTCTACTAg
- a CDS encoding FI21212p1 gives MLAQQRHIFFIFLFCLLSYDVIGFDLFGLLSGSGSSSSSSKNSHSSRRKDIKPVSDDKAREYLQSFGYVAPSHMVQGSNGGDFSDVKSVIKSAVRKFQEFAGLKATGELDEDTKIKMAEPRCGMFDVQALATSREAVYKWHKNKLTYTLLVSTPDMDSGDVKRVLQEAFNAWSEVTPLEFTEVSSSANPDIKVKFARGDHGDSYPFTDGNGGVLAHAMFPETGLLHFDEDENWISMSNGKQIPRGKVDLLSVAIHEIGHALGLSHSKVESSIMTPFYKEPVDGSGGYVKPKLDRSDITEIQDIYGRRTTPFRGSSGRTDSGSSTDSFGSGSRTTTRKSSLWDRLFGDDDNSNQPRTTTPRSRTTTDSFFGSSGSRSHGSSDDSGSFGSGQCPSYIDGFAAVTRSKGFIISGRTVYEVDSSGRNDYSNVRKTYSYTSMFPSGPTSVDAAVTNSRSGLTLLFSSNRVYAYEYSSSSNKFTPYSGFPKRMPSDVMFIPSGALVWDDGHQLILSPNGQFAVYDENWNQATMTGMTRNYFGDFPKGVKGGFANSKASSEMVLFTRSSIYKYNSMSKRYSENSVPIGTYFNC, from the exons atgttAGCGCAACAAagacatatattttttatatttttattttgtcttTTATCTTATGATGTCATTGGTTTTGATCTATTTGGATTATTGAGTGGATCTGGTAGTAGTAGTAGTAGTAGTAAAAATTCACACTCAAGCAGaagaaaagatataaaaCCTGTATCTGATGATAAAGCAAGg GAATATTTACAAAGTTTTGGTTATGTAGCACCAAGTCATATGGTTCAAGGATCAAATGGTGGTGATTTTTCAGATGTTAAAAGTGTCATAAAATCAGCTGTTAGGAAATTTCAAGAATTTGCTGGTTTAAAAGCAACTGGAGAATTAGATGAAGATACTAAGATTAAAATGGCAGAACCAAGATGTGGAATGTTTGATGTACAGGCATTAGCTACATCTCGTGAAGCAGTCTATAAATGgcacaaaaataaattaacatatACTCTTCTAGTTTCAACACCTGATATGGATTCAGGTGATGTTAAAAGAGTATTACAGGAAGCATTTAATGCTTGGTCTGAAGTTACACCATTAGAATTTACAGAGGTATCATCTAGTGCAAATCCAGatattaaagttaaatttgCCCGAGGTGATCATGGTGATAGTTATCCATTTACTGATGGTAATGGTGGTGTACTTG cTCATGCTATGTTTCCTGAAACAGGTTTACTTCATTTTGATGAAGATGAAAATTGGATTTCTATGAGTAATGGAAAACAAATACCACGTGGAAAAGTTGATCTTCTTTCTGTTGCTATTCATGAAATTGGACATGCATTAGGATTATCTCATTCAAAAGTTGAAAGTTCAATTATGACACCATTCTATAAAGAACCTGTTGATGGTAGTGGTGGATATGTCAAACCAAAATTAGATCGTTCTGATATTACAGAAATTCAAGATATTTATGGTAGAAGAACTACTCCATTTAGAGGATCATCTGGAAGAACAGATTCTGGTTCTTCAACTGACTCATTTGGTAGTGGTTCTCGTACTACAACTAGAAAATCATCACTTTGGGATAGATTATTTGGAGATGATGATAATAGTAATCAACCTAGAACAACAACTCCAAGATCAAGAACAACAACTGATTCATTTTTTGGTAGTAGTGGTAGTCGTTCTCATGGTTCATCAGATGATTCTGGTAGTTTTGGTAGTGGTCAATGTCCAAGTTATATTGATGGTTTTGCAGCCGTTACCAGAAGTAAAGGATTTATCATTTCTGGTAGAACTGTTTATGAGGTAGATTCAAGTGGTAGAAATGATTATAGTAATGTTAGAAAAACATATTCATATACTTCAATGTTTCCAAGTGGACCAACAAGTGTTGATGCTGCTGTAACTAATTCAAGATCTGGTTTAACACTTTTATTTTCAAGTAATCGTGTTTATGCATATGAATATAGTTCatcatcaaataaatttacccCATATTCTGGATTTCCTAAACGTATGCCATCTGATGTCATGTTTATTCCTAGCGGTGCTTTAGTTTGGGATGATGGTCatcaattaatattatctcCAAATGGACAATTTGCTGTTTATGATGAAAATTGGAATCAAGCAACAATGACAGGAATGACTAGAAATTATTTTGGAGATTTTCCCAAAGGTGTTAAAGGTGGTTTTGCTAACTCAAAAGCATCAAGTGAAATGGTATTATTTACTAGAAGttcaatttataaatataattcgATGTCGAAACGTTACTCTGAAAATAGTGTTCCAATAGgaacatattttaattgttaa
- a CDS encoding EF-hand domain and EF-hand domain pair-containing protein — MFAKSSNTFVKVIDSPTRRRRPSDVKRAIHAHFTEPPTIFKNYPTLNNFFERLYWSIRTAQYKICYESKDGEFDSTIENSLLETSVRPPNIKELQQKTSYLFSEKWIKYMYGRFKNECPNGRMSIEDFKKLFGCYVPTERITDAYLERLFLAFAKTKTDNKDEYNIKKTLSFEDLLCALATLHNFTPQSYASWMMNLINKEDNETITLKEFTEFVKSVYELSGKKVNNNINIIHYQASKMFNELDADGDGLITYENFQNSFNKSKMVIPQSH; from the exons ATGTTTGCAAAAAGTTCAAATACATTTGTCAAAGTTATAGATTCTCCAACACGAAGAAGACGACCATCCGAT gttaAAAGAGCTATACATGCACATTTTACAGAACCAccaactatttttaaaaattatccaacattaaacaatttttttgaaagatTGTATTGGAGTATTAGAACAGcacaatataaaatttgttatgaAAGTAAAG atggTGAATTTGATTCAACAATAGAAAATTCTTTACTTGAAACTTCTGTAAGACCAcctaatataaaagaattacaACAAAAAACATCTTATCTATTTTCTGAAAAATGGATAAAGTATATGTATGGGCGTTTCAAGAAT GAATGTCCTAATGGACGAATGAGTATAGAagactttaaaaaattatttggtTGCTATGTACCAACAGAAAGAATTACGGATGCTTATCTtgaaagattatttttagcATTTGCTAAAACTAAAACAGATAATAAAGATgagtataatattaaaaagacaCTTTCATTTGAA gACCTTCTTTGTGCTCTGGCAACATTACATAATTTTACACCTCAATCATATGCATCATGGATGatgaatttaattaataaagaaGATAATGAAACTATtacattaaaagaatttacaGAATTTGTCAAGTCTGTCTACGAATTAAGTggtaaaaaagttaataataatataaatataatacattatCAAGCctcaaaaatgtttaatgaGTTAGATGCAGATGGAGATGGATTAATAACATAtgaaaattttcaaaattcatttaataaatctaaAATGGTTATACCACAATCACactaa
- a CDS encoding 7TM GPCR, serpentine receptor class r (Str) family-containing protein: MGIFQIFCIISSIVGIISNALIVILSIIKSDNSNKDVHSTFAHICCSAIIIAIAIVFTMPEEIRSESSLIKIPHGILSKSSASILSAVTGLQIGCYIYILLNLSILFLNRFNVMCNKNNMSTLFSERNMKIFTGFAITISIIQMVFVYTSTAQTDILWERLNRTTNIVDDLYEKQELSATYLKNQQIQLNNQKQIESDIVVKNGVHNNISSNGKDQNRGQIEATRSRINVYGSDYNVNPMVWGSEGLFLLIFIASYVTIIISSVFIRKSLKTQQSDMSDKMKERQKGMYTSLIFYSILPCVITLITYINFFQGMITGSFLIIYQGYLTTIMTSLIPPLLGIFVFIFVKFYRQSFAQIILRKKKKEVKTEALPEIDSSEGKQRLTTSQMKGMLNQGLEDSVVTMPQ, translated from the exons atgggaatttttcaaatattttgtattatcTCAAGTATTGTAGGCATTATAAGTAACGCCTTAATTGTTATCCTATCAATAATTAAATCTGACAATTCAAATaag GATGTTCATAGCACTTTTGCTCATATATGTTGTTCAGCTATTATTATAGCAATAGCAATTGTTTTTACCATGCCAGAAGAGATAAGAAGTGAGtcatcattaataaaaataccacatggaattttatcaaaatcatCTGCTAGTATTTTATCAGCAGTAACTGGTTTACAAATTGGTTGttacatatatattcttttaaatttaagtattctttttttgaatcgttttaatgttatgtgtaataaaaataatatgtcaACATTATTTAGTGAAAGgaatatgaaaatttttactgGATTTGCTATAACAATTTCAATAATTCAGATGGTTTTTGTTTATACTTCAACAGCCCAAACTGATATATTATGGGAACGTTTAAATAGGACAACAAATATAGTTGATGATTTATATGAGAAACAAGAATTATCTGCAACATACCTAAAAAATCAAcaaatacaattaaataatcaaaaacaAATAGAATCTGATATAGTTGTTAAAAATGGTgtacataataatatttcatcgAATGGTAAAGATCAAAATCGTGGACAGATTGAAGCAACAAGAAGTAGAATAAATGTATATGGTAGTGATTATAATGTTAATCCAATGGTATGGGGATCAGAAggtctttttcttttaatattcattGCTTCATATGTTactataataatatcaagtgtatttataagaaaatcattaaaaactCAACAAAGTGATATGAGTGATAAAATGAAAGAAAGACAAAAAGGAATGTATACCTcacttattttttattcaatattACCATGTGTTATTACATTAATTAcatatattaactttttccAAGGAATGATAACAggttcttttttaattatttatcaagGATACCTCACAACAATTATGACATCATTAATACCACCATTACTAGgaatatttgtatttatatttgttaaattttaccGTCAATCATTTGCCCAAattatattaagaaaaaaaaaaaaagaagttaaGACAGAGGCACTTCCTGAGATTGATTCAAGTGAAGGAAAACAAAGACTTACAACATCACAAATGAAAGGAATGCTTAATCAAGGATTAGAAGACTCAGTTGTGACAATGCCTCAATAA
- a CDS encoding Zinc finger, RING-CH-type domain and Zinc finger, RING/FYVE/PHD-type domain-containing protein — MEALGGITNIDVLPHTNTELFFISSCYTSSTIDKNDHNNVKSNNCRKDISYKNNDNIICRFCFSGDEMSSELGDWITPCKCSGSIKFVHRGCFNTWMNYASNDQRYQCRLCGFTYIRIWKLKPLFNWTLPKLNLTCLDIITMFGDFYATSYLYDGFLRVLEGDRSLVVQGIFILLYKNFVLTRSRIGFYNTLFRNICFTIFSEEFANAR, encoded by the exons atggaGGCACTTGGTGGAATTACAAATATTGATGTTTTACCACATACTAATactgaattattttttatttctagtTGTTATACATCTTCtacaattgataaaaatgatcataataatgttaaaagtaATAACTGTAGAAAAGacatatcatataaaaacaatgataatataatatgCCGTTTTTGTTTTTCTGGTGATGAAATGTCCTCAGAATTGGGTGATTGGATAACACCATGTAAATGTTCTGGtagtataaaatttgttcATCGTGGATGTTTTAATACATGGATGAATTATGCTAGTAATGATCAAAGATATCAATGCCGATTATGTgg ttttacCTATATAAGAATATGGAAATTAAAACCACTATTTAATTGGACATTACCTAAACTGAATTTGACATGTTTGGATATTATAACAATGTTTGGTGATTTTTATGCGACATCATATCTATACGATGGTTTTTTACGTGTTTTAGAGGGAGATAGGAGTTTGGTTGTACAaggaatatttattttattgtataaaaattttgtccTAACTCGTAGTAGAATTGGATTTTATAATACTctatttagaaatatatgctttacaattttttcaGAAGAATTTGCAAATGCAAGATAA